A genomic region of Melanotaenia boesemani isolate fMelBoe1 chromosome 21, fMelBoe1.pri, whole genome shotgun sequence contains the following coding sequences:
- the hbae5 gene encoding hemoglobin, alpha embryonic 5: MSLTEKDKAVVKAFWAKISKSADVIGADALGRLLSVYPQTKTYFSHWPDVRPGSGPVKKHGKKIMGGVAQAVGVIDDLTNGLLELSERHAFQMRVDPANFKILAHCLQVVIAIMFPGDFTPEVHVAFDKFLSALALALSERYR; this comes from the exons ATGAGTTTGACAGAGAAGGACAAGGCTGTTGTCAAGGCCTTTTGGGCCAAGATCTCCAAGTCAGCTGATGTTATTGGGGCGGATGCTCTGGGCAG ATTGCTCAGTGTTTACCCACAAACCAAAACCTACTTCTCCCACTGGCCAGATGTGAGACCCGGCTCTGGCCCCGTAAAGAAACACGGCAAGAAAATCATGGGTGGAGTGGCTCAGGCTGTGGGCGTGATTGATGACCTGACCAACGGCCTGCTGGAGCTCAGTGAGCGGCATGCCTTCCAGATGAGGGTGGACCCGGCCAACTTCAAG ATCCTGGCCCATTGCCTTCAGGTGGTGATTGCCATCATGTTCCCCGGGGACTTCACCCCAGAGGTTCACGTCGCCTTTGATAAATTCCTGAGCGCCTTGGCCCTGGCTCTCTCTGAGAGATACCGCTGA